Proteins encoded within one genomic window of Nomia melanderi isolate GNS246 chromosome 8, iyNomMela1, whole genome shotgun sequence:
- the RpS11 gene encoding ribosomal protein S11, translating to MADQSERSFQKQPTIFLNRKKGLGPKRRKPMRYSRNVGLGFKTPREALEGTYIDKKCPFTGNISIRGRILTGVVQKMKMQRTIVIRRDYLHYIRKYNRFEKRHRNMSVHLSPCFRDVEIGDVVTIGECRPLSKTVRFNVLKVSKGTGSKKSFKKF from the exons ATGGCTGATCAG aGTGAACGTTCGTTTCAAAAGCAGCCCACGATCTTTCTTAACCGCAAGAAAGGTCTGGGCCCTAAGAGAAGGAAGCCCATGAGATACAGCCGTAATGTTGGTCTTGGATTCAAAACACCTCGTGAG GCTCTTGAAGGAACTTACATTGATAAGAAATGTCCATTCACTGGCAACATCTCTATCAGAGGACGTATTCTCACTGGCGTTGTACAAAAGATGAAAATGCAAAGGACCATTGTTATACGTAGGGATTATCTGCATTATATTAGAAAGTACAATCGGTTTGAGAAACGTCATCGTAACATGAGTGTCCACCTTAGTCCTTGCTTCAG AGACGTGGAAATTGGTGATGTAGTCACAATTGGAGAATGCAGACCCCTCAGTAAAACAGTCAGATTCAATGTTCTGAAAGTATCCAAGGGAACTGGATCAAAAAAGAGTTTCAAAAAGTTCTAA
- the LOC116427373 gene encoding uncharacterized protein LOC116427373 isoform X1 — protein MCRFNLEIRENHLSRLDGYPRVPVPRTKGGNRARVLFSRMLGNPSTGRSYDHRSLLSSRSCLKAPRGCTFIVYKREKHIINCASSGNIRRFMYNLEPSCELGTVPLESVRNLSVPIMKDWIEEPVETYDPWKSTENRNVIRCKIGGSKSQKKQYRLAERKRIETILRENAFKPKLATRHKPKMTKQCSNISQLIQSLKRLSVEDFDALLESFNFSNLYISDIKDTLNKRKCISQVINTTLATKFKDMLLYRLKESIS, from the exons ATGTGCCGTTTCAATCTCGAAATACGCGAAAACCACTTATCCAGACTTGACGGTTACCCTCGTGTTCCTGTTCCTCGAACAAAGGGAGGAAACAGAG CGAGAGTCTTGTTTTCACGGATGTTAGGAAATCCCTCTACCGGAAGATCCTACGACCACAGAAGCCTTCTTTCATCCCGGAGCTGCTTAAAAGCACCACGTGGGTGCACATTCATCGTTTACAAAAGAGAA aaacataTTATAAACTGTGCAAGTAGTGGAAATATAAGGagatttatgtataatttagaACCATCATGCGAATTGGGCACAGTACCTTTAGAATCAGTTCGGAACCTATCAGTGCCTATTATGAAAGATTGGATAGAG GAACCTGTAGAAACGTACGATCCTTGGAAAAGTACTGAGAACAGAAATGTTATACGTTGTAAAATAGGTGGATCAAAGTCACAGAAAAAGCAATATAGATTGGCAGAGCGAAAGAGAATAGAAACTATTCTGAGAGAAAATGCATTTAAACCAAAGTTGGCAACACGTCAT AAACCTAAAATGACAAaacaatgttcaaatatttcacaactGATTCAAAGCTTAAAAAGATTATCTGTGGAAGACTTTGATGCTCTTTTAGAAAGTTTTAACTtcagtaatttatatattagtgACATAAAAGATACCTTGAATAAGCGAAAATGCATATCACAAGTTATAAACACG ACATTGGCGACGAAGTTTAAAGACATGCTGCTATACCGTTTGAAGGAAagtatttcttaa
- the Saysd1 gene encoding SAYSVFN motif domain containing 1 isoform X1, with protein sequence MNEASIKERLNAYRRQKFREGMTESLKHAIQTVLPWNQNEDAKELLLVASPNNVEDLQDTESSCSDDSIDQSQCTLLKTIMYLLCFLLWVILYVIAIEFEFGTVYLVLSMLIFIWINTHTRPKKPGELSAYSVFNPNCTAIEGTLEASQFEREIRYGIGYVR encoded by the exons ATGAACGAGGCCAGTATAAAAGAGAGACTCAATGCTTATAGACGTCAGAAATTCAGGGAAGGAATGACGGAATCCCTTAAACACGCTATACAGACTGTTTTACCATGGAACCAAAACGAAGATGCCAAAGAATTGTTGCTGGTAGCGTCACCGAACAACGTCGAG GATCTCCAGGATACAGAAAGCAGCTGTTCGGATGATAGCATAGACCAGTCTCAATGTACGTTACTCAAGACAATAATGTACCTGCTCTGCTTCCTTCTCTGGGTTATCTTATATGTAATTGCAATTGAATTTGAGTTCGGAACGGTATATTTGGTCTTatctatgttaatatttatttggatAAATACTCACACAAGACCAAAGAAACCAGGTGAACTGAGTGCTTATTCAGTTTTTAATCCGAACTGTACAGCTATTGAGGGAACCCTCGAGGCTTCACAGTTTGAAAGAGAGATACGGTATGGTATAGGGTATGTTCGCTGA
- the Saysd1 gene encoding SAYSVFN motif domain containing 1 isoform X2 gives MTESLKHAIQTVLPWNQNEDAKELLLVASPNNVEDLQDTESSCSDDSIDQSQCTLLKTIMYLLCFLLWVILYVIAIEFEFGTVYLVLSMLIFIWINTHTRPKKPGELSAYSVFNPNCTAIEGTLEASQFEREIRYGIGYVR, from the exons ATGACGGAATCCCTTAAACACGCTATACAGACTGTTTTACCATGGAACCAAAACGAAGATGCCAAAGAATTGTTGCTGGTAGCGTCACCGAACAACGTCGAG GATCTCCAGGATACAGAAAGCAGCTGTTCGGATGATAGCATAGACCAGTCTCAATGTACGTTACTCAAGACAATAATGTACCTGCTCTGCTTCCTTCTCTGGGTTATCTTATATGTAATTGCAATTGAATTTGAGTTCGGAACGGTATATTTGGTCTTatctatgttaatatttatttggatAAATACTCACACAAGACCAAAGAAACCAGGTGAACTGAGTGCTTATTCAGTTTTTAATCCGAACTGTACAGCTATTGAGGGAACCCTCGAGGCTTCACAGTTTGAAAGAGAGATACGGTATGGTATAGGGTATGTTCGCTGA
- the LOC116427373 gene encoding uncharacterized protein LOC116427373 isoform X2 — MRDFGNSQLTARVLFSRMLGNPSTGRSYDHRSLLSSRSCLKAPRGCTFIVYKREKHIINCASSGNIRRFMYNLEPSCELGTVPLESVRNLSVPIMKDWIEEPVETYDPWKSTENRNVIRCKIGGSKSQKKQYRLAERKRIETILRENAFKPKLATRHKPKMTKQCSNISQLIQSLKRLSVEDFDALLESFNFSNLYISDIKDTLNKRKCISQVINTTLATKFKDMLLYRLKESIS, encoded by the exons atgagagatttcgGAAactcacagttaacag CGAGAGTCTTGTTTTCACGGATGTTAGGAAATCCCTCTACCGGAAGATCCTACGACCACAGAAGCCTTCTTTCATCCCGGAGCTGCTTAAAAGCACCACGTGGGTGCACATTCATCGTTTACAAAAGAGAA aaacataTTATAAACTGTGCAAGTAGTGGAAATATAAGGagatttatgtataatttagaACCATCATGCGAATTGGGCACAGTACCTTTAGAATCAGTTCGGAACCTATCAGTGCCTATTATGAAAGATTGGATAGAG GAACCTGTAGAAACGTACGATCCTTGGAAAAGTACTGAGAACAGAAATGTTATACGTTGTAAAATAGGTGGATCAAAGTCACAGAAAAAGCAATATAGATTGGCAGAGCGAAAGAGAATAGAAACTATTCTGAGAGAAAATGCATTTAAACCAAAGTTGGCAACACGTCAT AAACCTAAAATGACAAaacaatgttcaaatatttcacaactGATTCAAAGCTTAAAAAGATTATCTGTGGAAGACTTTGATGCTCTTTTAGAAAGTTTTAACTtcagtaatttatatattagtgACATAAAAGATACCTTGAATAAGCGAAAATGCATATCACAAGTTATAAACACG ACATTGGCGACGAAGTTTAAAGACATGCTGCTATACCGTTTGAAGGAAagtatttcttaa
- the LOC116427373 gene encoding uncharacterized protein LOC116427373 isoform X5: protein MCRFNLEIRENHLSRLDGYPRVPVPRTKGGNRARVLFSRMLGNPSTGRSYDHRSLLSSRSCLKAPRGCTFIVYKREEPVETYDPWKSTENRNVIRCKIGGSKSQKKQYRLAERKRIETILRENAFKPKLATRHKPKMTKQCSNISQLIQSLKRLSVEDFDALLESFNFSNLYISDIKDTLNKRKCISQVINTTLATKFKDMLLYRLKESIS from the exons ATGTGCCGTTTCAATCTCGAAATACGCGAAAACCACTTATCCAGACTTGACGGTTACCCTCGTGTTCCTGTTCCTCGAACAAAGGGAGGAAACAGAG CGAGAGTCTTGTTTTCACGGATGTTAGGAAATCCCTCTACCGGAAGATCCTACGACCACAGAAGCCTTCTTTCATCCCGGAGCTGCTTAAAAGCACCACGTGGGTGCACATTCATCGTTTACAAAAGAGAA GAACCTGTAGAAACGTACGATCCTTGGAAAAGTACTGAGAACAGAAATGTTATACGTTGTAAAATAGGTGGATCAAAGTCACAGAAAAAGCAATATAGATTGGCAGAGCGAAAGAGAATAGAAACTATTCTGAGAGAAAATGCATTTAAACCAAAGTTGGCAACACGTCAT AAACCTAAAATGACAAaacaatgttcaaatatttcacaactGATTCAAAGCTTAAAAAGATTATCTGTGGAAGACTTTGATGCTCTTTTAGAAAGTTTTAACTtcagtaatttatatattagtgACATAAAAGATACCTTGAATAAGCGAAAATGCATATCACAAGTTATAAACACG ACATTGGCGACGAAGTTTAAAGACATGCTGCTATACCGTTTGAAGGAAagtatttcttaa
- the LOC116427378 gene encoding cytochrome c oxidase assembly factor 5, with the protein MMKFSAEGEQLKDKTRCAHLRANLKMCLLETDCCKIHRITPKQCLLQGHPSVPDECYSLRQMFFECKHSIIDGRRRFRGPRGY; encoded by the exons atgatgaaattttcgGCAGAAGGTGAACAACTAAAGGACAAAACAAGATGTGCGCATTTACGTGCAAACTTAAAAATGTGTTTATTAGAAACTGATTGTTGCAAAATT cATAGAATTACACCCAAGCAATGCCTCTTACAAGGGCACCCATCTGTGCCCGATGAGTGTTATTCATTGCGTCAGATGTTTTTTGAGTGCAAACATtcaata ATTGATGGAAGAAGAAGATTCAGAGGACCAAGGGGTTACTAA
- the LOC116427364 gene encoding uncharacterized protein LOC116427364 — MVSEAGPRDRVPVSDVRTAREDPRTISEKSSRPLKRTIEQRDELARAKVTNDGVMSYKCSDCGKTLSTSYNFLIHRNTHTGEKPYVCRVCDKGFRSGSGLNRHTRDVHAGVKRFACDICGRCLASKVSRDEHRRIHTGETPYVCETCGKLFKQKASLHVHRLFHSKRFSHRCPMCGRCFPRKQELDKHVHSHTAQRPFACEVCGERFRSKGCVSRHKRIHGNDHEKPHVCPVCNARFSQERYLKSHARNLHEDSVSLE, encoded by the coding sequence ATGGTCTCTGAGGCTGGTCCAAGGGACCGCGTACCGGTCAGTGACGTTAGAACCGCTCGTGAGGATCCAAGAACCATTTCAGAGAAAAGTAGCCGGCCGTTAAAACGAACCATTGAACAACGCGACGAGCTGGCACGTGCGAAAGTTACCAACGACGGAGTCATGTCTTACAAATGTAGCGATTGCGGGAAAACGCTGTCCACGTCGTACAACTTTCTGATCCACCGGAACACCCATACCGGAGAAAAGCCGTACGTGTGTCGCGTCTGCGATAAAGGCTTCCGCTCGGGGTCAGGTCTGAACAGACATACGCGCGACGTTCACGCGGGAGTAAAACGATTCGCCTGCGACATATGCGGTCGTTGTCTGGCCTCGAAGGTCTCGAGGGACGAGCACAGGCGCATCCACACCGGGGAAACGCCGTACGTCTGCGAGACTTGCGGGAAATTGTTCAAACAGAAGGCATCTCTGCACGTTCACAGATTGTTCCACTCGAAACGCTTCTCGCACCGGTGCCCTATGTGCGGTCGGTGTTTCCCTAGAAAGCAGGAGTTAGATAAGCACGTTCACAGCCACACTGCACAGAGGCCGTTCGCTTGCGAGGTCTGCGGCGAACGATTCCGTAGCAAAGGCTGCGTTAGCCGTCACAAACGTATCCACGGTAACGATCACGAGAAGCCGCACGTTTGCCCCGTATGCAACGCGAGATTCAGCCAAGAACGTTACCTGAAGAGCCACGCGAGGAACCTCCACGAGGATTCGGTTTCGCTGGAATGA
- the LOC116427373 gene encoding uncharacterized protein LOC116427373 isoform X3 has translation MNLIVTCPYDNTHRLRKDTLPYHLVRCSKNNSLKKKQCPFDACHIIDEAYFEKHIINCASSGNIRRFMYNLEPSCELGTVPLESVRNLSVPIMKDWIEEPVETYDPWKSTENRNVIRCKIGGSKSQKKQYRLAERKRIETILRENAFKPKLATRHKPKMTKQCSNISQLIQSLKRLSVEDFDALLESFNFSNLYISDIKDTLNKRKCISQVINTTLATKFKDMLLYRLKESIS, from the exons ATGAATTTAATCGTAACGTGCCCGTATGATAACACGCATCGACTTCGCAAAGACACGTTGCCTTATCATCTTGTACGTTGCAGTAAGAataattcgttaaaaaaaaaacaatgccCCTTTGATGCGTGCCATATTATTGACGAGGCTTATTTTGAG aaacataTTATAAACTGTGCAAGTAGTGGAAATATAAGGagatttatgtataatttagaACCATCATGCGAATTGGGCACAGTACCTTTAGAATCAGTTCGGAACCTATCAGTGCCTATTATGAAAGATTGGATAGAG GAACCTGTAGAAACGTACGATCCTTGGAAAAGTACTGAGAACAGAAATGTTATACGTTGTAAAATAGGTGGATCAAAGTCACAGAAAAAGCAATATAGATTGGCAGAGCGAAAGAGAATAGAAACTATTCTGAGAGAAAATGCATTTAAACCAAAGTTGGCAACACGTCAT AAACCTAAAATGACAAaacaatgttcaaatatttcacaactGATTCAAAGCTTAAAAAGATTATCTGTGGAAGACTTTGATGCTCTTTTAGAAAGTTTTAACTtcagtaatttatatattagtgACATAAAAGATACCTTGAATAAGCGAAAATGCATATCACAAGTTATAAACACG ACATTGGCGACGAAGTTTAAAGACATGCTGCTATACCGTTTGAAGGAAagtatttcttaa
- the LOC116427369 gene encoding uncharacterized protein LOC116427369: protein MIHKMESESAVMLESCGDDSILIQTVKNIVTEDVRAELESEEEEFFVVTDVEDAQQNIIEVCNEESAATENDERISWTNLCRICANTNDHLIPIFEGEGLQHDLSNKIHKYLPIHISETDVLPLQLCYHCAATLLAWHELLEGCLTAERRLLEMQDSLQEKQSSEGLEVSVDTTVSNVTESLHQEQETVKEEDCGEVAENDLNRWKNEADGVARLPTVNDTANGEEVEYVQCTQCDVVFVNMKYFIEHMNTVHEAEMHYCQYCKLMYQSREKDFQEHMLMHNDGVGETSTVADEMGLTASLKKGTAENVEPPVTEIAEEPVCFFTCNLCGKEFTKKSELKKHINRHFDVNRIENPDETELVNKAKQMINDRVSYKCDTCKKVIFTKRGFLRHIRVHSDKRPCKCDLCGKSYRIEQDLARHIRDVHEGLKKYTCDICGRAFANKGTKDDHRRIHTGERPYACEHCPKMFRTLNSIYIHNRVHTDYKPHKCSYCNKYFRSRQRLTHHETTHTGIKAFPCEICGKTFSVKGEVVRHRAIHNEEKPFDCICGMKFGQKRYLRNHIKQHHKEASSWLLEELLGNNFPSKKVPDMQRVLSFQMARGLTESSELVTKRMCFSFLFSVGFLCLLCGFLLGRFATQRAFEFRAEKKRLELAGNGLDSNEYLQRLILEKLKSTPLDDDFEVTWKSFTSREDDVHRANGILSNFSMIHRVVEYRSCIVATVQGSREPDRYVVLSASDEGVSIALKLAKIFNDIQREHGWKPRRSLVFCLFFGPVDPCVETLPGFMRHRILAYIAVPYQALQGRGPLVLSGSDVVQSVALQAAKVVKNLYSYDDQLVFLNNMYYNSTISQLALDIPHAVLSFMNNSFTFDDDDHQNELHKVILAQILSQTVWRLSECLIMKWDPSYFNDTVSNALKSINSSQFLEAKEKIQETSVKLLNNVQILNGGIDTIDSTNTFNTRILNDLMMDLDRALLCPDENFRSKTNWTEFFSLNHKPYNISLMYLKEMVKCYETVIQLLQNR, encoded by the exons ATGATTC ATAAAATGGAATCTGAAAGTGCTGTTATGTTGGAATCATGTGGAGATGATTCAATCTTAATCCAGACTGTGAAAAACATAGTCACAGAGGATGTACGTGCTGAACTGGAAAGCGAGGAAGAGGAGTTTTTTGTTGTGACAGATGTTGAAGACGCAcaacaaaatataatagaagTATGTAATGAAGAATCAGCTGCAACTGAAAATGACGAACGAATATCCTGGACCAACTTATGCAGAATATGTGCTAATACCAATGATCATTTAATTCCAATATTTGAAGGGGAAGGATTGCAACATGACCTGagtaataaaatacataaatatttacctaTACAT aTATCCGAGACAGATGTGCTTCCATTGCAATTGTGTTACCATTGTGCTGCTACGTTATTAGCGTGGCACGAACTCTTAGAAGGATGCTTGACTGCGGAAAGACGGTTATTAGAGATGCAGGATAGTCTGCAGGAGAAAcag AGTTCAGAAGGTCTAGAAGTATCAGTAGATACAACGGTATCCAATGTAACGGAATCTCTG CATCAAGAGCAGGAAACTGTGAAGGAAGAAGATTGTGGGGAAGTGGCTGAGAATGACTTGAACAG GTGGAAGAACGAGGCCGACGGCGTTGCGCGATTACCAACGGTTAACGATACCGCGAACGGCGAGGAGGTAGAGTACGTCCAGTGCACTCAATGCGACGTCGTCTTCGTGAACATGAAGTATTTCATTGAGCACATGAACACCGTGCACGAGGCCGAGATGCATTACTGTCAGTATTGCAAGCTGATGTACCAAAGCCGAGAGAAAGACTTCCAAGAGCACATGTTGATGCACAACGACGGCGTCGGGGAGACGAGTACCGTTGCGGATGAGATGGGGTTGACGGCCAGTTTGAAAAAAGGAACGGCAGAGAACGTGGAACCTCCTGTCACGGAGATCGCCGAGGAACCTGTATGCTTCTTTACCTGTAACCTATGCGGGAAAGAGTTCACGAAGAAGTCGGAATTGAAGAAGCATATAAACAGACATTTCGACGTGAACCGAATCGAGAATCCAGACGAGACCGAGCTGGTGAATAAGGCGAAGCAGATGATCAACGACCGCGTCTCTTACAAATGCGACACCTGCAAGAAAGTTATATTCACGAAGCGAGGCTTCTTGCGACATATTCGCGTTCATTCCGACAAACGACCGTGCAAATGTGACCTGTGCGGGAAATCCTATAGGATCGAGCAGGATCTGGCGAGGCACATAAGAGACGTTCACGAGGGTTTGAAGAAGTACACCTGCGACATATGCGGCCGCGCGTTCGCGAATAAAGGGACGAAAGATGACCACCGCAGGATCCATACAGGAGAGCGGCCGTACGCGTGCGAACACTGCCCTAAAATGTTCCGGACTTTAAATTCCATTTATATTCACAATCGTGTGCACACCGATTACAAACCTCATAAATGCTCGTACTGCAACAAGTATTTCAGGAGCAGGCAAAGGCTGACTCACCATGAGACTACGCACACGGGCATTAAAGCATTCCCCTGCGAGATCTGCGGTAAAACGTTCTCGGTTAAAGGAGAGGTGGTTCGACACCGCGCGATACACAACGAAGAGAAACCGTTCGATTGTATTTGCGGTATGAAATTCGGGCAGAAACGATACCTGAGGAATCACATAAAACAACATCACAAAGAGGCGTCTTCTTGGCTGCTGGAGGAATTGCTGGGAAATAACT TTCCTTCGAAGAAGGTGCCAGACATGCAGCGAGTCCTTAGCTTCCAAATGGCTCGCGGGCTCACCGAGTCCAGCGAGTTAGTGACGAAACGAATGTGCTTTTCGTTCCTCTTTTCCGTCGGGTTTCTGTGTCTCCTCTGCGGCTTCCTACTGGGTCGTTTTGCCACGCAAAGGGCCTTCGAGTTTCGCGCGGAAAAGAAACGCCTCGAATTAGCGGGAAATGGCCTGGACAGCAACGAGTACCTGCAGCGTTTGATCCTCGAGAAGCTGAAATCGACCCCACTCGATGACGATTTCGAAGT aACATGGAAATCATTCACCTCGCGGGAGGACGATGTGCACCGAGCGAATGGGATCCTGTCGAATTTCTCGATGATTCACAGAGTCGTAGAATATCGATCGTGTATCGTTGCAACTGTTCAAGGATCCAGAGAACCTG ACAGGTATGTCGTTCTGTCAGCGAGCGACGAGGGTGTCAGTATTGCTTTGAAATTGGcgaaaatttttaatgatattcaaAGGGAACATGGCTGGAAACCTCGCAGATCTCTTGTTTTTTGTCTGTTCTTTGGTCCTGTGGATCCGTGCGTTGAAACATTGCCTGGTTTTATGAGACACAGAATTCTAGCTTATATCGCGGTTCCTTATCAAGCACTGCAAG GTAGAGGTCCTTTGGTTTTGTCGGGATCTGATGTAGTACAATCTGTTGCTTTACAAGCTGCCAAAGTTGTAAAGAATTTGTATTCATACGATGATCAAttggtatttttaaataatatgtattacaATTCAACAATTTCCCAGTTAGCATTAGATATACCTCATGCAGTATTATCATTCATG AATAACAGCTTTACATTCGATGATGATGATCATCAAAATGAGTTACATAAAGTAATTTTAGCGCAAATTCTTAGTCAAACTGTTTGGAGACTGTCTGAATGTTTAATCATGAAATGGGATCCAAGTTATTTTAATGATACCGTCTCAAATGCATTGAAATCTATAAATAGTTCGCAATTTTTAGAAGCCAAAG aaaaaatacaaGAAACTTCAGTCAAACTGTTAAATAATGTTCAGATTTTAAATGGAGGGATTGACACAATTGATAGCACCAA TACATTCAATACAAggatattaaatgatttaatgatGGACTTGGATAGAGCTCTTCTATGCcctgatgaaaattttcgatcCAAAACTAATTGGACAGAATTTTTTAGTCTAAATCACAAGCCTTATAACATAAGCTTAATGTATCTTAAAGAGATGGTAAAGTGTTACGAAACTGTAATTCAGTTATTACAAAATAGAtag
- the LOC116427374 gene encoding lysM and putative peptidoglycan-binding domain-containing protein 3 gives MVYQRGSQREGSPHYVFLYSDDETSEDEDNIPLQPRKKTASLPRKVEVINVQLKSEDTLQALALRYRCTISEIKRINKIHKENEIHARRFIKIPVQPFSLLTETVEEIQSEQAGSSEVSMSTANEEVISTSIQNPLLNIMKNPVVTQLPKAEINAIILNSVCEPLSSYNNSNSLEIVSAESDQLLTSTDSNSNGTHVTDTFKCSGDDCGLSWTQLLGFSLLLGFAGPIIYILYIAEFSSKNHSTNNH, from the exons ATGGTTTACCAACGTGGAAGTCAAAGGGAGGGCTCCCCACATTATGTGTTTTTATATTCCGATGATGAAACTAGTGAAGATGAAGATAACATTCCTCTGCAGCCAAGAAAAAAGACTGCATCCTTACCACGTAAGGTGGAAGTCATTAATGTGCAATTGAAATCGGAAGATACTTTACAAGCTTTGGCATTGAGATACAGATGCACG ATATCTGAGATAAAAAGGATTAACAAAATTCATAAAGAGAATGAAATTCATGCAAGGCGCTTCATAAAGATACCAGTTCAACCGTTTTCATTGTTAACTGAAACTGTGGAAGAGATTCAAAGTGAACAAGCAGGTTCCAGTGAAGTAAGTATGTCTACTGCTAACGAAGAGGTCATAAGTACATCTATACAAAATCCattattgaatataatgaaGAATCCAGTTGTAACTCAGTTGCCAAAGGCAGAGATTAatgcaataatattaaattcagtatGTGAGCCTTTATCGTCATACAATAATAGCAATTCTTTAGAGATAGTTAGCGCAGAATCTGACCAATTGCTTACTTCAACAGATAGTAATTCAAATGGCACTCATGTAACAGACACATTTAAATGTTCTGGCGACGACTGTGGATTATCCTGGACACAGCTCCTTGGGTTTTCCCTATTATTAGGTTTTGCAGGgcctattatatatatactttatatagcaGAATTCTCATCTAAGAATCATTCAACCAATAATCACTAA
- the LOC116427373 gene encoding uncharacterized protein LOC116427373 isoform X4, which yields MLGNPSTGRSYDHRSLLSSRSCLKAPRGCTFIVYKREKHIINCASSGNIRRFMYNLEPSCELGTVPLESVRNLSVPIMKDWIEEPVETYDPWKSTENRNVIRCKIGGSKSQKKQYRLAERKRIETILRENAFKPKLATRHKPKMTKQCSNISQLIQSLKRLSVEDFDALLESFNFSNLYISDIKDTLNKRKCISQVINTTLATKFKDMLLYRLKESIS from the exons ATGTTAGGAAATCCCTCTACCGGAAGATCCTACGACCACAGAAGCCTTCTTTCATCCCGGAGCTGCTTAAAAGCACCACGTGGGTGCACATTCATCGTTTACAAAAGAGAA aaacataTTATAAACTGTGCAAGTAGTGGAAATATAAGGagatttatgtataatttagaACCATCATGCGAATTGGGCACAGTACCTTTAGAATCAGTTCGGAACCTATCAGTGCCTATTATGAAAGATTGGATAGAG GAACCTGTAGAAACGTACGATCCTTGGAAAAGTACTGAGAACAGAAATGTTATACGTTGTAAAATAGGTGGATCAAAGTCACAGAAAAAGCAATATAGATTGGCAGAGCGAAAGAGAATAGAAACTATTCTGAGAGAAAATGCATTTAAACCAAAGTTGGCAACACGTCAT AAACCTAAAATGACAAaacaatgttcaaatatttcacaactGATTCAAAGCTTAAAAAGATTATCTGTGGAAGACTTTGATGCTCTTTTAGAAAGTTTTAACTtcagtaatttatatattagtgACATAAAAGATACCTTGAATAAGCGAAAATGCATATCACAAGTTATAAACACG ACATTGGCGACGAAGTTTAAAGACATGCTGCTATACCGTTTGAAGGAAagtatttcttaa